From one Balaenoptera acutorostrata chromosome 6, mBalAcu1.1, whole genome shotgun sequence genomic stretch:
- the PTPDC1 gene encoding protein tyrosine phosphatase domain-containing protein 1 isoform X2: MAAGVLPQNEQPYSPLVNNSGYAANMKGNSGRPTPKYTKVGERLRHVIPGHMACSMACGGKACKYENAARWSEQEQAIKGVYSSWVTDNILAMARPSTELLEKYCIIEQFRSHGIKSIINLQRPGEHASCGNPLEQESGFTYLPEAFMEAGIYFYNFGWKDYGVASLTTILDMVKVMTFALQEGKVAIHCHAGLGRTGVLIACYLVFATRMTADQAIIFVRAKRPNSIQTRGQLLCVREFTQFLIPLRNIFSCCDPKAHAVTLAQYLIRQRRLLHGYEARLLKHVPKIIHLVCKLLLDLAENRPVVTEEVAEVPGLSAEIEKTVSEMVTMQLDKDLLRHDSDTSDSFTPNAAVADFENQDVILSSEQEFDPLWKRRNVECLQPLTRLKRQLSYSDSDLKRAESLLEQGRTPWTVPAQAVLCHNPRQQKHISHCYSPQSPQVDLNKETLVRNTFSFWNHAKFGGLEGLKDDRSSIFHRTNIPKEVQRSRTFSSGISGSYNPGEPVTPNFANIPKELNCSHQQVSHCECETHGGCGPSSVAEDSETCHRPVECASSPKAQFLVGPETRDSKYLSEVAPYTALQSDLSVEARRILAAKALANLNEIAEKEEVKKKVEMWQKELNSRDGAWERICGERDPFILCSLMWSWVEQLKEPVITKEDVDMLVDRSADAAEALFLLEKGQQQTILCVLHCIVSLQVIPANVEEAVLARAIKAFTKVSFFLI; this comes from the exons GAAATTCAGGACGTCCAACACCAAAGTATACAAAAGTTGGAGAGCGTTTACGGCATGTCATTCCTGGACATATGGcctgttccatggcatgtggtgGCAAAGCTTGCAAGTATGAAAATGCAGCCCGCTGGAGTGAACAGGAGCAAGCTATTAAGGGGGTCTACTCATCCTG GGTCACTGATAATATCCTGGCCATGGCACGCCCGTCCACTGAGCTCCTCGAGAAGTACTGCATCATCGAGCAGTTCCGAAG ccATGGCATAAAAAGTATCATCAACCTGCAGCGTCCTGGTGAGCATGCCAGCTGTGGGAACCCGCTGGAACAAGAAAGTGGCTTCACATACCTTCCTGAAGCTTTCATGGAGGCTGGCA TTTATTTCTACAATTTTGGATGGAAGGATTATGGTGTAGCATCCCTTACCACCATCTTAGATATGGTGAAGGTGATGACATTTGCCTTACAAGAAGGAAAAGTAGCTATCCATTGTCATGCAGGGCTTGGTCGAACAG GTGTTTTAATAGCATGTTACTTAGTTTTTGCAACAAGAATGACTGCTGACCAAGCAATTATATTTGTTCGGGCAAAGCGACCTAATTCCATACAAACCCGAGGACAGCTACTATGTGTAAGGGAATTTACTCAGTTTCTGATTCCTCTTCGCAATATATTCTCTTGCTGTGACCCCAAGGCACATGCTGTCACCTTAGCACAGTATCTCATTCGTCAGCGGCGTCTGCTTCATGGCTATGAGGCACGACTTCTGAAACATGTACCCAAAATTATCCATCTCGTGTGCAAATTGTTGCTGGACTTAGCTGAGAACAGGCCAGTAGTGACGGAAGAAGTGGCAGAAGTACCTGGCCTCTCTGCTGAAATTGAAAAGACTGTTTCTGAGATGGTCACAATGCAGCTGGATAAAGACTTACTGAGACATGACAGTGATACATCGGACTCTTTCACCCCCAATGCAGCGGTGGCAGATTTTGAGAATCAGGATGTGATTCTTTCCAGTGAGCAAGAGTTTGACCCTCTTTGGAAGAGGCGGAATGTTGAGTGCCTTCAGCCCCTGACTCGTCTGAAAAGGCAGCTCAGCTACAGTGACTCGGACTTAAAGAGAGCCGAGTCACTTCTGGAGCAAGGGAGGACTCCGTGGACAGTGCCTGCCCAGGCCGTGCTTTGCCATAACCCCAGGCAGCAGAAGCACATAAGCCATTGTTACTCCCCACAGTCTCCACAGGTAGATTTAAATAAGGAAACGCTGGTCCgcaatacattttctttctggaatCATGCTAAATTTGGAGGCCTGGAAGGACTCAAAGATGACAGGTCATCAATTTTCCATAGGACGAACATTCCAAAGGAAGTACAGCGAAGTAGAACCTTCTCTTCAGGTATTTCAGGTTCATACAACCCTGGGGAACCAGTTACACCAAACTTTGCAAATATCCCTAAGGAACTAAACTGTTCTCACCAGCAAGTGTCCCACTGTGAGTGTGAAACTCATGGTGGTTGTGGCCCAAGCTCCGTTGCGGAGGACAGTGAGACTTGCCACCGCCCTGTGGAATGTGCGTCCAGTcccaaagcacagttcttggttGGACCTGAAACCCGGGATAGCAAATATCTGTCTGAAGTTGCTCCATACACGGCTTTACAGTCTGACTTGAGTGTTGAAGCAAGGAGAATACTGGCAGCCAAAGCCCTGGCAAATTTAAATGAGATTGCAGAAAAGGAGGAAGTGAAAAAGAAGGTAGAAATGTGGCAG aaAGAACTAAATTCCCGAGATGGAGCTTGGGAAAGAATATGTGGCGAAAGGGATCCTTTCATCCTGTGCAGTTTGATGTGGTCTTGGGTGGAGCAGCTGAAGGAGCCTGTGATAACCAAAGAGGACGTGGACATGTTGGTTGACAGATCTGCGGATGCCGCAGAAGCACTGTTTTTATTAGAGAAG GGCCAGCAACAGACTATTCTTTGCGTGTTGCATTGCATAGTGAGCCTGCAGGTGATTCCTGCCAACGTGGAGGAAGCCGTTCTTGCACGTGCCATTAAAGCCTTCACTAAG gtttcttttttcctcatctgA
- the PTPDC1 gene encoding protein tyrosine phosphatase domain-containing protein 1 isoform X1, whose amino-acid sequence MAAGVLPQNEQPYSPLVNNSGYAANMKGNSGRPTPKYTKVGERLRHVIPGHMACSMACGGKACKYENAARWSEQEQAIKGVYSSWVTDNILAMARPSTELLEKYCIIEQFRSHGIKSIINLQRPGEHASCGNPLEQESGFTYLPEAFMEAGIYFYNFGWKDYGVASLTTILDMVKVMTFALQEGKVAIHCHAGLGRTGVLIACYLVFATRMTADQAIIFVRAKRPNSIQTRGQLLCVREFTQFLIPLRNIFSCCDPKAHAVTLAQYLIRQRRLLHGYEARLLKHVPKIIHLVCKLLLDLAENRPVVTEEVAEVPGLSAEIEKTVSEMVTMQLDKDLLRHDSDTSDSFTPNAAVADFENQDVILSSEQEFDPLWKRRNVECLQPLTRLKRQLSYSDSDLKRAESLLEQGRTPWTVPAQAVLCHNPRQQKHISHCYSPQSPQVDLNKETLVRNTFSFWNHAKFGGLEGLKDDRSSIFHRTNIPKEVQRSRTFSSGISGSYNPGEPVTPNFANIPKELNCSHQQVSHCECETHGGCGPSSVAEDSETCHRPVECASSPKAQFLVGPETRDSKYLSEVAPYTALQSDLSVEARRILAAKALANLNEIAEKEEVKKKVEMWQKELNSRDGAWERICGERDPFILCSLMWSWVEQLKEPVITKEDVDMLVDRSADAAEALFLLEKGQQQTILCVLHCIVSLQVIPANVEEAVLARAIKAFTKVNFDSENGPIVYNTLKKIFKNTLEEKRKMTKDGPKPGI is encoded by the exons GAAATTCAGGACGTCCAACACCAAAGTATACAAAAGTTGGAGAGCGTTTACGGCATGTCATTCCTGGACATATGGcctgttccatggcatgtggtgGCAAAGCTTGCAAGTATGAAAATGCAGCCCGCTGGAGTGAACAGGAGCAAGCTATTAAGGGGGTCTACTCATCCTG GGTCACTGATAATATCCTGGCCATGGCACGCCCGTCCACTGAGCTCCTCGAGAAGTACTGCATCATCGAGCAGTTCCGAAG ccATGGCATAAAAAGTATCATCAACCTGCAGCGTCCTGGTGAGCATGCCAGCTGTGGGAACCCGCTGGAACAAGAAAGTGGCTTCACATACCTTCCTGAAGCTTTCATGGAGGCTGGCA TTTATTTCTACAATTTTGGATGGAAGGATTATGGTGTAGCATCCCTTACCACCATCTTAGATATGGTGAAGGTGATGACATTTGCCTTACAAGAAGGAAAAGTAGCTATCCATTGTCATGCAGGGCTTGGTCGAACAG GTGTTTTAATAGCATGTTACTTAGTTTTTGCAACAAGAATGACTGCTGACCAAGCAATTATATTTGTTCGGGCAAAGCGACCTAATTCCATACAAACCCGAGGACAGCTACTATGTGTAAGGGAATTTACTCAGTTTCTGATTCCTCTTCGCAATATATTCTCTTGCTGTGACCCCAAGGCACATGCTGTCACCTTAGCACAGTATCTCATTCGTCAGCGGCGTCTGCTTCATGGCTATGAGGCACGACTTCTGAAACATGTACCCAAAATTATCCATCTCGTGTGCAAATTGTTGCTGGACTTAGCTGAGAACAGGCCAGTAGTGACGGAAGAAGTGGCAGAAGTACCTGGCCTCTCTGCTGAAATTGAAAAGACTGTTTCTGAGATGGTCACAATGCAGCTGGATAAAGACTTACTGAGACATGACAGTGATACATCGGACTCTTTCACCCCCAATGCAGCGGTGGCAGATTTTGAGAATCAGGATGTGATTCTTTCCAGTGAGCAAGAGTTTGACCCTCTTTGGAAGAGGCGGAATGTTGAGTGCCTTCAGCCCCTGACTCGTCTGAAAAGGCAGCTCAGCTACAGTGACTCGGACTTAAAGAGAGCCGAGTCACTTCTGGAGCAAGGGAGGACTCCGTGGACAGTGCCTGCCCAGGCCGTGCTTTGCCATAACCCCAGGCAGCAGAAGCACATAAGCCATTGTTACTCCCCACAGTCTCCACAGGTAGATTTAAATAAGGAAACGCTGGTCCgcaatacattttctttctggaatCATGCTAAATTTGGAGGCCTGGAAGGACTCAAAGATGACAGGTCATCAATTTTCCATAGGACGAACATTCCAAAGGAAGTACAGCGAAGTAGAACCTTCTCTTCAGGTATTTCAGGTTCATACAACCCTGGGGAACCAGTTACACCAAACTTTGCAAATATCCCTAAGGAACTAAACTGTTCTCACCAGCAAGTGTCCCACTGTGAGTGTGAAACTCATGGTGGTTGTGGCCCAAGCTCCGTTGCGGAGGACAGTGAGACTTGCCACCGCCCTGTGGAATGTGCGTCCAGTcccaaagcacagttcttggttGGACCTGAAACCCGGGATAGCAAATATCTGTCTGAAGTTGCTCCATACACGGCTTTACAGTCTGACTTGAGTGTTGAAGCAAGGAGAATACTGGCAGCCAAAGCCCTGGCAAATTTAAATGAGATTGCAGAAAAGGAGGAAGTGAAAAAGAAGGTAGAAATGTGGCAG aaAGAACTAAATTCCCGAGATGGAGCTTGGGAAAGAATATGTGGCGAAAGGGATCCTTTCATCCTGTGCAGTTTGATGTGGTCTTGGGTGGAGCAGCTGAAGGAGCCTGTGATAACCAAAGAGGACGTGGACATGTTGGTTGACAGATCTGCGGATGCCGCAGAAGCACTGTTTTTATTAGAGAAG GGCCAGCAACAGACTATTCTTTGCGTGTTGCATTGCATAGTGAGCCTGCAGGTGATTCCTGCCAACGTGGAGGAAGCCGTTCTTGCACGTGCCATTAAAGCCTTCACTAAG GTTAATTTTGATTCTGAAAATGGACCAATAGTTTACAACAccctgaagaaaatatttaagaacacactggaagaaaaaagaaaaatgacaaaagatgGCCCTAAGCCTGGCATTTAG
- the PTPDC1 gene encoding protein tyrosine phosphatase domain-containing protein 1 isoform X5 yields MAAGVLPQNEQPYSPLVNNSGYAANMKGNSGRPTPKYTKVGERLRHVIPGHMACSMACGGKACKYENAARWSEQEQAIKGVYSSWVTDNILAMARPSTELLEKYCIIEQFRSHGIKSIINLQRPGEHASCGNPLEQESGFTYLPEAFMEAGIYFYNFGWKDYGVASLTTILDMVKVMTFALQEGKVAIHCHAGLGRTGVLIACYLVFATRMTADQAIIFVRAKRPNSIQTRGQLLCVREFTQFLIPLRNIFSCCDPKAHAVTLAQYLIRQRRLLHGYEARLLKHVPKIIHLVCKLLLDLAENRPVVTEEVAEVPGLSAEIEKTVSEMVTMQLDKDLLRHDSDTSDSFTPNAAVADFENQDVILSSEQEFDPLWKRRNVECLQPLTRLKRQLSYSDSDLKRAESLLEQGRTPWTVPAQAVLCHNPRQQKHISHCYSPQSPQVDLNKETLVRNTFSFWNHAKFGGLEGLKDDRSSIFHRTNIPKEVQRSRTFSSGISGSYNPGEPVTPNFANIPKELNCSHQQVSHCECETHGGCGPSSVAEDSETCHRPVECASSPKAQFLVGPETRDSKYLSEVAPYTALQSDLSVEARRILAAKALANLNEIAEKEEVKKKVEMWQGQQQTILCVLHCIVSLQVIPANVEEAVLARAIKAFTKVNFDSENGPIVYNTLKKIFKNTLEEKRKMTKDGPKPGI; encoded by the exons GAAATTCAGGACGTCCAACACCAAAGTATACAAAAGTTGGAGAGCGTTTACGGCATGTCATTCCTGGACATATGGcctgttccatggcatgtggtgGCAAAGCTTGCAAGTATGAAAATGCAGCCCGCTGGAGTGAACAGGAGCAAGCTATTAAGGGGGTCTACTCATCCTG GGTCACTGATAATATCCTGGCCATGGCACGCCCGTCCACTGAGCTCCTCGAGAAGTACTGCATCATCGAGCAGTTCCGAAG ccATGGCATAAAAAGTATCATCAACCTGCAGCGTCCTGGTGAGCATGCCAGCTGTGGGAACCCGCTGGAACAAGAAAGTGGCTTCACATACCTTCCTGAAGCTTTCATGGAGGCTGGCA TTTATTTCTACAATTTTGGATGGAAGGATTATGGTGTAGCATCCCTTACCACCATCTTAGATATGGTGAAGGTGATGACATTTGCCTTACAAGAAGGAAAAGTAGCTATCCATTGTCATGCAGGGCTTGGTCGAACAG GTGTTTTAATAGCATGTTACTTAGTTTTTGCAACAAGAATGACTGCTGACCAAGCAATTATATTTGTTCGGGCAAAGCGACCTAATTCCATACAAACCCGAGGACAGCTACTATGTGTAAGGGAATTTACTCAGTTTCTGATTCCTCTTCGCAATATATTCTCTTGCTGTGACCCCAAGGCACATGCTGTCACCTTAGCACAGTATCTCATTCGTCAGCGGCGTCTGCTTCATGGCTATGAGGCACGACTTCTGAAACATGTACCCAAAATTATCCATCTCGTGTGCAAATTGTTGCTGGACTTAGCTGAGAACAGGCCAGTAGTGACGGAAGAAGTGGCAGAAGTACCTGGCCTCTCTGCTGAAATTGAAAAGACTGTTTCTGAGATGGTCACAATGCAGCTGGATAAAGACTTACTGAGACATGACAGTGATACATCGGACTCTTTCACCCCCAATGCAGCGGTGGCAGATTTTGAGAATCAGGATGTGATTCTTTCCAGTGAGCAAGAGTTTGACCCTCTTTGGAAGAGGCGGAATGTTGAGTGCCTTCAGCCCCTGACTCGTCTGAAAAGGCAGCTCAGCTACAGTGACTCGGACTTAAAGAGAGCCGAGTCACTTCTGGAGCAAGGGAGGACTCCGTGGACAGTGCCTGCCCAGGCCGTGCTTTGCCATAACCCCAGGCAGCAGAAGCACATAAGCCATTGTTACTCCCCACAGTCTCCACAGGTAGATTTAAATAAGGAAACGCTGGTCCgcaatacattttctttctggaatCATGCTAAATTTGGAGGCCTGGAAGGACTCAAAGATGACAGGTCATCAATTTTCCATAGGACGAACATTCCAAAGGAAGTACAGCGAAGTAGAACCTTCTCTTCAGGTATTTCAGGTTCATACAACCCTGGGGAACCAGTTACACCAAACTTTGCAAATATCCCTAAGGAACTAAACTGTTCTCACCAGCAAGTGTCCCACTGTGAGTGTGAAACTCATGGTGGTTGTGGCCCAAGCTCCGTTGCGGAGGACAGTGAGACTTGCCACCGCCCTGTGGAATGTGCGTCCAGTcccaaagcacagttcttggttGGACCTGAAACCCGGGATAGCAAATATCTGTCTGAAGTTGCTCCATACACGGCTTTACAGTCTGACTTGAGTGTTGAAGCAAGGAGAATACTGGCAGCCAAAGCCCTGGCAAATTTAAATGAGATTGCAGAAAAGGAGGAAGTGAAAAAGAAGGTAGAAATGTGGCAG GGCCAGCAACAGACTATTCTTTGCGTGTTGCATTGCATAGTGAGCCTGCAGGTGATTCCTGCCAACGTGGAGGAAGCCGTTCTTGCACGTGCCATTAAAGCCTTCACTAAG GTTAATTTTGATTCTGAAAATGGACCAATAGTTTACAACAccctgaagaaaatatttaagaacacactggaagaaaaaagaaaaatgacaaaagatgGCCCTAAGCCTGGCATTTAG
- the PTPDC1 gene encoding protein tyrosine phosphatase domain-containing protein 1 isoform X3, translating into MAAGVLPQNEQPYSPLVNNSGYAANMKGNSGRPTPKYTKVGERLRHVIPGHMACSMACGGKACKYENAARWSEQEQAIKGVYSSWVTDNILAMARPSTELLEKYCIIEQFRSHGIKSIINLQRPGEHASCGNPLEQESGFTYLPEAFMEAGSVLIACYLVFATRMTADQAIIFVRAKRPNSIQTRGQLLCVREFTQFLIPLRNIFSCCDPKAHAVTLAQYLIRQRRLLHGYEARLLKHVPKIIHLVCKLLLDLAENRPVVTEEVAEVPGLSAEIEKTVSEMVTMQLDKDLLRHDSDTSDSFTPNAAVADFENQDVILSSEQEFDPLWKRRNVECLQPLTRLKRQLSYSDSDLKRAESLLEQGRTPWTVPAQAVLCHNPRQQKHISHCYSPQSPQVDLNKETLVRNTFSFWNHAKFGGLEGLKDDRSSIFHRTNIPKEVQRSRTFSSGISGSYNPGEPVTPNFANIPKELNCSHQQVSHCECETHGGCGPSSVAEDSETCHRPVECASSPKAQFLVGPETRDSKYLSEVAPYTALQSDLSVEARRILAAKALANLNEIAEKEEVKKKVEMWQKELNSRDGAWERICGERDPFILCSLMWSWVEQLKEPVITKEDVDMLVDRSADAAEALFLLEKGQQQTILCVLHCIVSLQVIPANVEEAVLARAIKAFTKVNFDSENGPIVYNTLKKIFKNTLEEKRKMTKDGPKPGI; encoded by the exons GAAATTCAGGACGTCCAACACCAAAGTATACAAAAGTTGGAGAGCGTTTACGGCATGTCATTCCTGGACATATGGcctgttccatggcatgtggtgGCAAAGCTTGCAAGTATGAAAATGCAGCCCGCTGGAGTGAACAGGAGCAAGCTATTAAGGGGGTCTACTCATCCTG GGTCACTGATAATATCCTGGCCATGGCACGCCCGTCCACTGAGCTCCTCGAGAAGTACTGCATCATCGAGCAGTTCCGAAG ccATGGCATAAAAAGTATCATCAACCTGCAGCGTCCTGGTGAGCATGCCAGCTGTGGGAACCCGCTGGAACAAGAAAGTGGCTTCACATACCTTCCTGAAGCTTTCATGGAGGCTGGCA GTGTTTTAATAGCATGTTACTTAGTTTTTGCAACAAGAATGACTGCTGACCAAGCAATTATATTTGTTCGGGCAAAGCGACCTAATTCCATACAAACCCGAGGACAGCTACTATGTGTAAGGGAATTTACTCAGTTTCTGATTCCTCTTCGCAATATATTCTCTTGCTGTGACCCCAAGGCACATGCTGTCACCTTAGCACAGTATCTCATTCGTCAGCGGCGTCTGCTTCATGGCTATGAGGCACGACTTCTGAAACATGTACCCAAAATTATCCATCTCGTGTGCAAATTGTTGCTGGACTTAGCTGAGAACAGGCCAGTAGTGACGGAAGAAGTGGCAGAAGTACCTGGCCTCTCTGCTGAAATTGAAAAGACTGTTTCTGAGATGGTCACAATGCAGCTGGATAAAGACTTACTGAGACATGACAGTGATACATCGGACTCTTTCACCCCCAATGCAGCGGTGGCAGATTTTGAGAATCAGGATGTGATTCTTTCCAGTGAGCAAGAGTTTGACCCTCTTTGGAAGAGGCGGAATGTTGAGTGCCTTCAGCCCCTGACTCGTCTGAAAAGGCAGCTCAGCTACAGTGACTCGGACTTAAAGAGAGCCGAGTCACTTCTGGAGCAAGGGAGGACTCCGTGGACAGTGCCTGCCCAGGCCGTGCTTTGCCATAACCCCAGGCAGCAGAAGCACATAAGCCATTGTTACTCCCCACAGTCTCCACAGGTAGATTTAAATAAGGAAACGCTGGTCCgcaatacattttctttctggaatCATGCTAAATTTGGAGGCCTGGAAGGACTCAAAGATGACAGGTCATCAATTTTCCATAGGACGAACATTCCAAAGGAAGTACAGCGAAGTAGAACCTTCTCTTCAGGTATTTCAGGTTCATACAACCCTGGGGAACCAGTTACACCAAACTTTGCAAATATCCCTAAGGAACTAAACTGTTCTCACCAGCAAGTGTCCCACTGTGAGTGTGAAACTCATGGTGGTTGTGGCCCAAGCTCCGTTGCGGAGGACAGTGAGACTTGCCACCGCCCTGTGGAATGTGCGTCCAGTcccaaagcacagttcttggttGGACCTGAAACCCGGGATAGCAAATATCTGTCTGAAGTTGCTCCATACACGGCTTTACAGTCTGACTTGAGTGTTGAAGCAAGGAGAATACTGGCAGCCAAAGCCCTGGCAAATTTAAATGAGATTGCAGAAAAGGAGGAAGTGAAAAAGAAGGTAGAAATGTGGCAG aaAGAACTAAATTCCCGAGATGGAGCTTGGGAAAGAATATGTGGCGAAAGGGATCCTTTCATCCTGTGCAGTTTGATGTGGTCTTGGGTGGAGCAGCTGAAGGAGCCTGTGATAACCAAAGAGGACGTGGACATGTTGGTTGACAGATCTGCGGATGCCGCAGAAGCACTGTTTTTATTAGAGAAG GGCCAGCAACAGACTATTCTTTGCGTGTTGCATTGCATAGTGAGCCTGCAGGTGATTCCTGCCAACGTGGAGGAAGCCGTTCTTGCACGTGCCATTAAAGCCTTCACTAAG GTTAATTTTGATTCTGAAAATGGACCAATAGTTTACAACAccctgaagaaaatatttaagaacacactggaagaaaaaagaaaaatgacaaaagatgGCCCTAAGCCTGGCATTTAG
- the PTPDC1 gene encoding protein tyrosine phosphatase domain-containing protein 1 isoform X4 codes for MACSMACGGKACKYENAARWSEQEQAIKGVYSSWVTDNILAMARPSTELLEKYCIIEQFRSHGIKSIINLQRPGEHASCGNPLEQESGFTYLPEAFMEAGIYFYNFGWKDYGVASLTTILDMVKVMTFALQEGKVAIHCHAGLGRTGVLIACYLVFATRMTADQAIIFVRAKRPNSIQTRGQLLCVREFTQFLIPLRNIFSCCDPKAHAVTLAQYLIRQRRLLHGYEARLLKHVPKIIHLVCKLLLDLAENRPVVTEEVAEVPGLSAEIEKTVSEMVTMQLDKDLLRHDSDTSDSFTPNAAVADFENQDVILSSEQEFDPLWKRRNVECLQPLTRLKRQLSYSDSDLKRAESLLEQGRTPWTVPAQAVLCHNPRQQKHISHCYSPQSPQVDLNKETLVRNTFSFWNHAKFGGLEGLKDDRSSIFHRTNIPKEVQRSRTFSSGISGSYNPGEPVTPNFANIPKELNCSHQQVSHCECETHGGCGPSSVAEDSETCHRPVECASSPKAQFLVGPETRDSKYLSEVAPYTALQSDLSVEARRILAAKALANLNEIAEKEEVKKKVEMWQKELNSRDGAWERICGERDPFILCSLMWSWVEQLKEPVITKEDVDMLVDRSADAAEALFLLEKGQQQTILCVLHCIVSLQVIPANVEEAVLARAIKAFTKVNFDSENGPIVYNTLKKIFKNTLEEKRKMTKDGPKPGI; via the exons ATGGcctgttccatggcatgtggtgGCAAAGCTTGCAAGTATGAAAATGCAGCCCGCTGGAGTGAACAGGAGCAAGCTATTAAGGGGGTCTACTCATCCTG GGTCACTGATAATATCCTGGCCATGGCACGCCCGTCCACTGAGCTCCTCGAGAAGTACTGCATCATCGAGCAGTTCCGAAG ccATGGCATAAAAAGTATCATCAACCTGCAGCGTCCTGGTGAGCATGCCAGCTGTGGGAACCCGCTGGAACAAGAAAGTGGCTTCACATACCTTCCTGAAGCTTTCATGGAGGCTGGCA TTTATTTCTACAATTTTGGATGGAAGGATTATGGTGTAGCATCCCTTACCACCATCTTAGATATGGTGAAGGTGATGACATTTGCCTTACAAGAAGGAAAAGTAGCTATCCATTGTCATGCAGGGCTTGGTCGAACAG GTGTTTTAATAGCATGTTACTTAGTTTTTGCAACAAGAATGACTGCTGACCAAGCAATTATATTTGTTCGGGCAAAGCGACCTAATTCCATACAAACCCGAGGACAGCTACTATGTGTAAGGGAATTTACTCAGTTTCTGATTCCTCTTCGCAATATATTCTCTTGCTGTGACCCCAAGGCACATGCTGTCACCTTAGCACAGTATCTCATTCGTCAGCGGCGTCTGCTTCATGGCTATGAGGCACGACTTCTGAAACATGTACCCAAAATTATCCATCTCGTGTGCAAATTGTTGCTGGACTTAGCTGAGAACAGGCCAGTAGTGACGGAAGAAGTGGCAGAAGTACCTGGCCTCTCTGCTGAAATTGAAAAGACTGTTTCTGAGATGGTCACAATGCAGCTGGATAAAGACTTACTGAGACATGACAGTGATACATCGGACTCTTTCACCCCCAATGCAGCGGTGGCAGATTTTGAGAATCAGGATGTGATTCTTTCCAGTGAGCAAGAGTTTGACCCTCTTTGGAAGAGGCGGAATGTTGAGTGCCTTCAGCCCCTGACTCGTCTGAAAAGGCAGCTCAGCTACAGTGACTCGGACTTAAAGAGAGCCGAGTCACTTCTGGAGCAAGGGAGGACTCCGTGGACAGTGCCTGCCCAGGCCGTGCTTTGCCATAACCCCAGGCAGCAGAAGCACATAAGCCATTGTTACTCCCCACAGTCTCCACAGGTAGATTTAAATAAGGAAACGCTGGTCCgcaatacattttctttctggaatCATGCTAAATTTGGAGGCCTGGAAGGACTCAAAGATGACAGGTCATCAATTTTCCATAGGACGAACATTCCAAAGGAAGTACAGCGAAGTAGAACCTTCTCTTCAGGTATTTCAGGTTCATACAACCCTGGGGAACCAGTTACACCAAACTTTGCAAATATCCCTAAGGAACTAAACTGTTCTCACCAGCAAGTGTCCCACTGTGAGTGTGAAACTCATGGTGGTTGTGGCCCAAGCTCCGTTGCGGAGGACAGTGAGACTTGCCACCGCCCTGTGGAATGTGCGTCCAGTcccaaagcacagttcttggttGGACCTGAAACCCGGGATAGCAAATATCTGTCTGAAGTTGCTCCATACACGGCTTTACAGTCTGACTTGAGTGTTGAAGCAAGGAGAATACTGGCAGCCAAAGCCCTGGCAAATTTAAATGAGATTGCAGAAAAGGAGGAAGTGAAAAAGAAGGTAGAAATGTGGCAG aaAGAACTAAATTCCCGAGATGGAGCTTGGGAAAGAATATGTGGCGAAAGGGATCCTTTCATCCTGTGCAGTTTGATGTGGTCTTGGGTGGAGCAGCTGAAGGAGCCTGTGATAACCAAAGAGGACGTGGACATGTTGGTTGACAGATCTGCGGATGCCGCAGAAGCACTGTTTTTATTAGAGAAG GGCCAGCAACAGACTATTCTTTGCGTGTTGCATTGCATAGTGAGCCTGCAGGTGATTCCTGCCAACGTGGAGGAAGCCGTTCTTGCACGTGCCATTAAAGCCTTCACTAAG GTTAATTTTGATTCTGAAAATGGACCAATAGTTTACAACAccctgaagaaaatatttaagaacacactggaagaaaaaagaaaaatgacaaaagatgGCCCTAAGCCTGGCATTTAG